In Macrobrachium nipponense isolate FS-2020 chromosome 25, ASM1510439v2, whole genome shotgun sequence, one genomic interval encodes:
- the LOC135199243 gene encoding uncharacterized protein LOC135199243 — MIIVPIIIIVLILFLRAFNNEMEKQAQLRLNATLSNTNASFFMAEGFDNAWMVVRTLDNITAGENQTKAEPYTFEPDWRLILGTYEHSKDENFEEFLIAAGVPYFVRSMILSTKPLITIERFYEDDEDYYEEIEDDYPDPDYDAVASDANRVYQIVLTSSTFMMTHESRFRLGYFAVRTDYDGTDSKNSMRLMAPNVMVQFKEKGDLSTNIKREFSEEGILVTIVNIKTGMVARRHYTRVHED, encoded by the exons ATGATCATCGTGCCAATCATTATCATCGTCTTGATCCTATTCCTTCGTGCCTTCAACAACGAAATGGAAAAACAGGCCCAACTCCGTCTCAACGCTACGCTCAG CAACACGAACGCGTCCTTTTTCATGGCCGAAGGCTTCGACAACGCTTGGATGGTCGTCCGAACCTTGGACAACATCACCGCGGGGGAAAACCAAACCAAAGCCGAGCCCTACACTTTCGAACCCGACTGGAGGCTGATTCTCGGGACTTACGAACACTCCAAGGACGAGAACTTCGAGGAGTTCCTCATAGCGGCCG GGGTGCCTTACTTCGTCAGGAGCATGATCTTGTCCACGAAGCCACTGATCACCATCGAGAGATTCTACGAAGATGACGAAGACTATTACGAGGAGATAGAGGACGACTATCCAG ATCCTGATTATGACGCCGTAGCCTCAGACGCCAACCGCGTTTATCAGATCGTCCTGACCAGCTCCACTTTCATGATGACGCATGAGAGCAGATTCCGCCTGGGTTATTTCGCCGTCAGGACCGATTACGATGGTACTGATTCGAAG AACTCGATGAGGCTGATGGCTCCCAACGTGATGGTCCAGTTCAAGGAGAAAGGAGATCTCAGCACGAACATCAAGCGAGAATTCAGCGAAGAAGGAATATTAGTG acaatAGTTAACATCAAGACTGGAATGGTCGCCAGGAGACACTACACGAGAGTTCACGAGGATTAA
- the LOC135199240 gene encoding exportin-2-like, which translates to MEVTEENLKRLTEVLTHTLSPEVSQRRTAEQFVSQVEGNENYPVLLLTLLTRDDIQVPAEVKLAAAINLKNLVKKYWMIEEDGTNKISTNDRVVIKREIVDLMLRSPEGIQRQLSEAISIIGKYDFPAQWEELIPYMAEKFKSGDFNVINGVLQTSYSVMRRYEYENKSEDLWREILFVLNNFAQPLTNLFVELMKFTAENVNNAAALKMIMSSLVTVGKLFLALNSQDLPEFFEDNMTVWMQNFLTLLNFSSPLLATDDEEVGVLEQVKSQVCEDLTMYAAKYMEEFEPFVENFVTAVWNLLSTTTLAVKYDQMVSHAIQFLCAVAERDHSKRLFENEQVLSGICEKVILPNMHLRTCDEELFEDSPDQWVAQELEGADSETRRRAAVDFVRVLSRHFEAKMTQVFGQYVQSMLVTYNEKPNECWRNKVAAIYLVTTLSAKGSTARQGATQINELVNITEFYQNHVLPELQNQDVNRLPILKAEAIKYVISFRSALPFDAVKLCVPDLTRLITAQSVVVHTYAAAALDKIFLLKSNNQPIVQKNNVSPMAGVLYTNLLGALTLPGSEQNEYVMKALMRVTNIIEDDLMQHAGLIVPQIVIKLQQVAKNPSKPHYVHYLFETLSLVIKTVCNTVDNAVGEFDRNLFPIFQEILQNEVDSLIPYIFQIISLLLERQKVDVPEAYMSLLPFLVMPVLWERPGYIVPMVRLLQAYIEKAHAKIVQLGKLEPVLGVFNKLNASKTNDHEGFYLLQCMLLHMPKEILENYWSQLFSLMFKRLTSSKTTKYVKSLLVFFSLFTCQMSSARLIQIIDSLQTGMFGMVIERLIIPDLQKVSGEIERKLCAVGLSNIISESVVFSGTYSSHWNALLETLIKLLECPEDDALPSGEHYIEVEDIPAYQGSSARLVHAARSDMDPLKGQVENARIYLAQRLFQLSQVQPGTVQPRLAQTNQEVQAHIVNYLQMAGCSLT; encoded by the exons aTGGAGGTCACTGAAGAAAATTTGAAGAGGCTCACTGAGGTTCTTACACATACTCTGTCTCCAGAAGTTAGCCAAAGGAGAACTG CTGAGCAGTTTGTGAGCCaagtagaaggaaatgaaaactacccagttctccttctGACTTTATTAACCCGTGATGATATTCAAGTGCCTGCAGAAGTGAAGTTGGCAGCTGCCATCAATCTTAAAAATCTTGTGAAGAAATATTGGATGATAGAAGAGGATGGAACGAACAAAATCAGCACCAATGACAGAGTGGTCATCAAAAGAGAGATTGTTGACCTCATGTTACGATCCCCAGAAGGCATCCAGCGACAGCTTTCGGAAGCAATATCTATAATCGGGAAATATGATTTTCCTGCCCAGTGGGAGGAACTTATTCCATACATGGCTGAAAAATTCAAGTCGGGCGATTTCAACGTTATAAATGGAGTTTTGCAAACGTCCTACTCTGTTATGAGGAGGTACGAATATGAAAACAAATCCGAAGATTTGTGGAGGGAAATATTGTTCGTACTGAACAATTTTGCCCAGCCTCTCACAAATCTCTTTGTTGAGTTGATGAAGTTTACTGCAGAAAATGTTAATAATGCAGCAGCCTTGAAGATGATCATGTCCTCTCTGGTAACAGTCGGTAAACTTTTCTTAGCTCTAAATTCACAAGATCTGCCCGAGTTCTTTGAAGACAATATGACGGTTTGGATGCAGAACTTTCTTACACTTTTGAATTTCTCAAGTCCACTACTAGCAACTGATGACGAAGAAGTTGGCGTTTTGGAACAG GTGAAGAGTCAAGTTTGTGAGGATCTAACAATGTATGCAGCAAAGTACATGGAAGAATTTGAACCTTTTGTAGAAAACTTTGTCACAGCAGTATGGAATCTCTTGTCTACCACGACACTTGCAGTGAAATATGATCAG ATGGTCAGCCATGCTATACAGTTCCTCTGTGCAGTTGCTGAAAGAGATCACAGTAAACGTCTGTTTGAAAATGAGCAGGTGTTGTCAGGCATATGTGAAAAAGTCATACTGCCAAACATGCATCTTcgaa ccTGTGATGAAGAATTGTTTGAGGACAGTCCAGACCAGTGGGTTGCACAGGAATTGGAAGGAGCTGATTCTGAAACTCGACGTAGAGCGGCTGTTGATTTTGTAAGAGTTTTGTCACGTCACTTTGAAGCCAAAATGACCCAAGTATTTGGTCAGTATGTTCAG TCAATGCTCGTCACTTATAATGAAAAACCCAACGAGTGCTGGCGGAATAAAGTAGCTGCTATATACCTTGTGACCACACTTTCTGCTAAGGGAAGCACTGCAAGGCAGGGAGCAACACAAATTAATGAACTTGTCAACATCACAGAATTTTACCAAAATCATGTACTTCCTGAACTGCAAAATCAAGATG tGAACAGACTTCCAATACTGAAGGCAGAAGCTATCAAGTATGTTATCAGTTTTCGCAGTGCCCTTCCCTTTGATGCTGTGAAGCTGTGTGTACCTGATTTGACTCGTCTTATTACTGCCCAGTCAGTGGTAGTGCACACTTATGCTGCTGCAGCTTTAGACAAAATCTTCCTGCTTAAAAGCAATAATCAGCCAATTGTTCAGAAGAATAATGTCTCTCCAATGGCTGGCGTTTTGTATACTAACTTGCTAGGAGCTCTAACGCTCCCTGGATCTGAACAAAATGAGTATGTGATGAAGGCTTTAATGAGAGTGACGAATATAATTGAGGATGACTTGATGCAACACGCAGGTTTGATTGTTCCTCAAATAGTGATCAAACTTCAGCAGGTCGCCAAAAATCCATCCAAGCCACATTACGTCCATTACCTGTTTGAAACTTTGTCGTTAGTTATTAAGACAGTGTGTAATACTGTGGACAATGCAGTTGGAGAGTTTGACCGAAATCTGTTCCCAATATTTCAAGAAATCCTTCAGAATGAGGTTGATagtcttattccatatatattcCAGATCATATCACTGCTGTTAGAAAGACAAAAGGTAGATGTTCCTGAGGCCTATATGTCACTCCTCCCTTTCTTGGTCATGCCAGTCCTTTGGGAGCGGCCAGGCTATATTGTCCCAATGGTGAGGCTCTTACAGGCATACATTGAAAAAGCCCATGCTAAGATTGTGCAGTTGGGGAAACTTGAACCGGTGCTTGGAGTGTTTAATAAGCTTAATGCCTCCAAGACAAATGACCATGAAGGTTTCTATTTACTTCAGTGTATGTTACTTCACATGCCAAAGGAAATATTGGAAAATTACTGGAGTCAGCTCTTCTCTTTGATGTTTAAGAGGTTAACTTCCAGCAAGACCACAAAGTATGTGAAGTCGCTTCTCGTGTTCTTCAGTTTGTTTACCTGTCAGATGTCATCTGCAAGGCTTATTCAGATCATTGACAGCCTTCAAACTGGAATGTTTGGCATGGTAATAGAAAGGTTGATAATTCCAGATTTACAAAAAGTCTCAGGAGAAATAGAACGAAAACTGTGTGCTGTAGGTTTAAGTAATATCATAAGCGAGAGTGTAGTTTTTTCTGGTACGTACTCTTCACACTGGAATGCCTTGTTAGAAACACTAATCAAATTGCTTGAATGTCCTGAAGATGATGCTTTGCCTTCAGGGGAGCATTACATTGAAGTTGAAGATATTCCTGCCTATCAGGGCTCCTCAGCACGATTGGTGCATGCAGCTCGAAGTGATATGGATCCTCTGAAGGGCCAGGTAGAGAACGCAAGGATATACTTAGCACAACGGCTCTTCCAGCTCTCTCAGGTGCAGCCAGGCACAGTACAACCTCGTCTAGCACAGACTAATCAAGAAGTACAAGCTCATATTGTGAATTACCTACAAATGGCTGGATGCAGCCTCACGTGA